DNA sequence from the Gemmatimonadota bacterium genome:
AAGTCGCGGTCGTCGATGTCGGTCCCGAACCGGTAGTCCGTCCAGACCAGGTCGGTGCTTTTGCCCGTCAGATGGTTCACCATGTCCATCCTGCCGGCCCGCCAGTAACGGTCGAGATACTGCTCGTACTCACCCAGGGTAAGCGTCTTGAGATGGGCGTCCTTGCGGTCGAAGTACTCCACCTTCCAGACGCGGAGTTCCGTCTTGTCGCGCCAGACGAGCTGGCGGCGGTAGACCGATCCTTTTTCCACCGGGACGCGCTCGGTGACCACGCAGTCCAGGCCGTCTCCGCAGGGTTCGTCGCGCAGGTATCGGTAGGTGTATTTCTCCACTTCCTGAACCGTCATATCCTCGTAGGTAAACTCGCTTCCCATGAAGGAACCCGAACGGTTGGACGAACTGATGCGCTTGACGCGTTTCAGGGCCGGCAGGTAGAGCCACTGATCATCCGGCCGGTCCTTGTGTCCGTGTATGAGCAGGGCGGTGCCCCGGGCGTCACGGGGCTGATCGAACACGAAGAGACTCTTGTTCCCGTCGTCTTCCGCCTCGAGCACCTTCACGCGCACTTCGCGGACACTCTCCTGTCCCTTCTTGTTGCGCAGGACCATGGTCATTCCGGCAGTGAAATTGCCGAAACCCTCGTCCTGCTTTCGCGCGTCGCGGGCGATCTGCAACCCCTTTTCTTCCGCCTGGTCGGCCGGACCGCCTGCCCATGCCTCCCGCGGCGACACTACCGGCAAAACGAACATCGCCAGGAGGCAGAACCGGGCGGCGCGCAGTCCGTACGCCTGTCGGGCTGGTTTGTTGATTATCATGATTTTCTCCTGTCTAGCGCCATGAGCAGGGGAGGAAGCAGCAGGAAATCGGCAATGATCGCAAAGGCGATGGTGATGGTGACCAGCAGCCCGAGCGCCCACGACACCTGGAAACCGGAACCCGCGAAGGCCAGGAACCCCGCGGAAAGGACCAGCGTGGTGGTCCACAACGCCTTTCCCACCGAATGGAAGGTAACGCGCACTGCTTCTTCCGCCGAAAGACCGTCCTCTTTGCGTGCTCGGAGGTACCTGCTGAGAAAGTGGACCGTATCGTCCACGACGATGCCGAACGCGACGACGATGACCACCGACGAGGCGATGCCCACTTCGCCGACCAGGTGTCCCCAGAGCCCGAAGCTCATGGCCGCGGGTACGAAATTCGGCAACAGGCTGATGAGGCCGAAGCGAAGACTTTTGAAGACCAGGACCAGGATGACCGAGATGAGCGCCATGGCGAACACCGTTCCGCGCAGCATCGACTCGATGTTGCGCTGGGAGATGTGGGCGAAGACCACGCTCAGCCCGGTGGCTTCGGTCGCAAGCGCGGGCGCGTTCTCGCGCAGCCAGGCTTCGCCCCGGCCGGCCAGATCCTGCAGGTCCTGGCTCGACCGGCCGCGAATCACGACCGTCATGCGCGTCGCGGACTTGGAAACGTCGATCCGGTCGTTCAGATCGCTGCCGAAAGGCAGAGACAATTCGTAGAGCAACAGGTACTGCGATGCGAGATCCTGGGCACCGGGAATCCGGAAGAAGTCCGGGTCGTCGCCGTTCATGTTCTTGTTCAGCCGCTTCATGATGTCTGAAAAGGCCTGCACGTGGCCCACTTCAGGCTGACTCCGGTTCCACTCCGCGAAAGCCTCCACCTGCCGAAGGTAATCCGGATCGGTGATCCCGCCTTCTTCCTCCGCGGCCAGCGTATACTCCAGGGACAGCAATCCCGTCAGGTTTTCCATGACGAAATCAGTATCCCGCCGGAACTCGTAGCGTTCGTCGAAGTAATCCGGCCAGCTGTCCGTCAACTCGTTCCTGGGCACGCCGGTGATCAGGACGACCGTCAATAGCCCCACGGACCAGAGCAGCGGCTTTCGACGCGAGACGACGAAATCGCCCAGGCGATCGAAGAATACGGGTTGCCGGGAACCACCGGCACGGGCCCGCAGCGGAAGGACCGAAAGCAGCGCGGGCAGGAGCGTCATGGCGTAGACGAAAGTGATGATCACCCCGAAGGCCACGAAGTTGCCGAGAATGTGAAACGGCGGCGAATCCGAAAAGTTCAGGCTGAGAAAACCGATCGCGGTCGTGATCGAGGCCAGGAACACCGGATAGGCATTCGTTTTTAAGGATTCAGCGACCGCCTCGTTCCGGTCCACCCCGCGTCTTATCCCCGAAAGCGTGTGGGTGATGATGTGAACGGCCTGGGCGACGGAAATCGCCATGACGATAATGGGCACCCCTGAATTCACCGGGCTGAAAACCGTATGGAACCAGCCGGCGAGCCCCATGGTCGTCGCGATCACGAAGCCTATCATGACGACGATGACGCCCGTTCCCAGAATGGATCTCATGAGTATGGTCGAGGTGATCACGATGAGGACGAATACGATGGGCAGCAGGGTTTCCAGATCGTCCCTGGTGGCGTCGGCGAAGGCCCGGTTCATGACCACGTCGCCCGTCAGGTAGAAATCCACGTCCGGGTTGTCCGCCCGTGCATCTTCCAGCATGATGTCCAGGTAACTGGTGAGCTCGTTGACCGCGAGGTCCGGATCGTCGCCCATTACGAAGTTGATCGCCAGCCCGGCCACGCGACCATCGGGAGAAACGAGCCGTCCGACCACTTCCCGGGAACCCAGCGCGATCGCTTCGATTCGAACCAGGTCGGCATCGCTCAGCGACGAGGCGTCTTCGACGAGCGGCCCGACGATGAGATCGTCTTCCATCGCCTCGCTGTGGAAGTAATTCGTAAGGGAGTTTACCCGGGTGGAATAAGGAGCGAGCCAGGCGGTTTCGGTGAGTGCTTCGACGACTCCCAGCGCATCGCGGGTGAAGACGGAACCGGCCCGGGGCGCGATGGCGACCAGGGCGGTATTGGAGGCGGCGTACGTGTCCTCCAGCGCGTCGAAGGCGGCGAGTTGCGGATTGCCCTCGCCGAACATGACGCGATGCTCGTTGGAGACGGTGATGAACCGGCCGCCGGCCGCCATGGCGAGCATGAACAGCAAGGTGAGCGAGATGACCAGCCAGCGATGGCGCAGGATTGCGTTGATGTAGTTATCCAAGTGCAATTGATCTCGCTACCATTTGCTGGATTCGGCGCTGTTGACGTTATCAGGCAGCCGGTAGCTCATGCCGACATCGTCATACGCCGAAAGCTGGAGCATCTGCGAGAAATTGTCCAGTTTCGTCTGCCGGCCCCTGGTTTTAAGCGCCATGTTCTTTATACGACTGACGCGGTTCTTCATGCGATGGGCGAACAGGACACCGAAGGTCCTGCTCTTCGGATATCGCAGCGCGTCGGCCAGGTCGTGTCCCAGTAACGCACGGGAGATGTTGTACAGTAGTTTAAGGGCGGCAGCCACTTCATCAGGGTCCGTGACGTTCAGCAGGGCAGGGCCGGCCTTGATCAGGGCGTTCGCGTTCGCGATCGAGTGCTCGTCGGGAGGGGGTTCGCACGTGAAGCCGATATCGATGTTCGTCCGGGCTTCATGTTCGTCCCTCATGAGAATGCTCTCCGGGACGCCCATGACATAGCCGGTGTAGCGAAAGACCTTTACGAAGCTCTCTCTTTCTTCCGGCGTATAGATGGCGCCCAGCGAGATCGAATGCTTCAGGATCTGCGCGGAGAATATGCTGACCGCCAGGGCTATATGGGCCGCGCTCAGCGGCGTGCCCCAGGCCTCGGTATCCCATATGTCGGAGTCCTTCAGCAATTGGCGCACCATGGCGTGCACGAAACGAATACGGGCGGAAAGCCGGTAGCCGTCCCCTTCCCTTCTGAGGCCTCCGGGCAGAAAGATCTCCAGCAGGTGGCGGTTGTTCTGCTTGAACCGGCGGGTAGCCTGGTCGGAATGGACCCGTCCCGTCAGGTAGAACGACTTGCTGATGAGCGTCGTGAATCCTTCCAGCAGGGCCGCGGTCACGAAGGCCACGAGAATCTCCGGCATGTTCTTGTGGAATCCGATCACGGCGGGACGAAATTCTTCGAACTGAACCCATTCGGGGATCCTGGAATCAACTTCGCGGAAGTAGCGCTGCAGAGACTCAGGCGCTCCTTTCAAGCTTTCCTCGTCCTGGTGCAGGCCGGAGTGAATATACCGGTGCATCTCGCCGGGCGGCATGCCTGACAGGTCTTCCATCACGGGATCCAGGTCTTCGTCGCCGATCATGGTGTGCCTGATGTAATTGTCGGCGAACTTCGTGTTCAGCGACCTGGCCTGCTCATAACCTTTTACATAAGACGAGGGTACTTTGAGCAAGTTTGTCTCTCGTTTCAGCGATTTTTCATAGGCACAACGAGTTATTGATCTACAGGATAAGGTAAAATCCCACCATGTAATGTCAATATTTTAGATTTAATACGGGTTTCCGTTCACTTCCCCGACTATTCCAATAAGTCGTCTGAAAACCAACACTCTTGCAATGTAATGCACACGTGTACATTAACGGTTGAGCAAACATCCTGGCAAGCGCATTCCTTGCATCAGACATACGGCTGATAAAAGCGACCGGAAGGTAGAAGATCTGCAATTCACCTCACTGGTCCGGGAAGTACCGTACTAAAACTTGAAACCGGTCCGCCGCGACGAGGCGCCACGGGGCTGTCACCGGTTTGCACTGCGAAGAACAAGCAGCACCCGGGTTACCGGTCTGCCCTTCGATGCATTCAGGCGTGTACCATCTACCGCCTCAGGAAGCACGGATAGAACCCTGTTTTGTCCACGCCGGTCGTGGATGAAGCAGCGTTCGATTTCAGTGTCCCGAAAGACGAGTCGATTTCCGGCAACCCTGTTCCGGAACCGGCAGGGCTTCGACATAGCAGTCCTTCTGTCGGGATAGGGCAGTGGGATCTCCATTATCGGACATTCCGAGACCGGGAATTCCACTATGCCGGTTGCACCTGTTGCGCCTGAGCAGTCCTCTGCATACAGGCGCCTTCAATGGAAAGGTATTCTCGTTGCAATTATGAACACGCAATCAAAAAGGCCGGGGGACGTAAATCTGATACACGCTTGTCTGGAGGGTCGATCGGATGCGCAGAGCCAACTCTACGATCTGTATTTTACACCGGACAAGCCTGTCCACTTCTGGGTCTACCAGAAAGCCTACTGGATTCCGGCGGGTGAAAAGGAAGATATCCTGAATGATATATACATCGCTGTCATGCAAAGCCTTCCACAATTCGAATTCCGCAGTGCGCTGAGCACCTATATTACCCGCATTGCGAAGATCAAGTGCCTTGACGCCATGCCTTCGCGCCTCGGCGTCGCACGGGGGAGGGGCATCAAATTCGTCGATATCGACTGGTTCGCGTCGAGCAGCGAGTCGGGGCGGCAGCTTGAAGACACCGATCCCAACAACAGGCCGGACCGGTTTTTCAGGGTGATGGAAGAAGAGGAGCAGGTCTACCTGTTGCATACAGCCCTGAAACACTACACGGGTCCGAAATGCCGGGACGTCCTGAAAATGTACGTCAGGGAACTGAAAGGTGAACTGAGCAGGGAGGACATCGCGGAAGTGTTCGGGGTATCTGTGAAACGAATGGGCCAGATGATCTACGACTGCATGTATCGACTCAGACGTAAAATGCAGAGTAGATTCAGGGATTACGAACATTTTACAAACTGCGTATGTGAAGGCATTCGACGCCCCAAACCCTATAAAAAGGAGTAGTCATGCATCACCGAGTTGCGGAGCGCGGCAACGTCGGCAGGCTGCCAGATCGTACTCAGATCGCTGACCTCCTGCGCAAATACAGCGGGCCGCTGCTGTCTTCGTGCCCCTCGTCGGAAACGCTGGTGATCTTCTATGAGGACCCGAAGCAGCTTTCCACCTGCGAGGGAGAGACCCTGAACAGCCATCTGGCGATATGTCTCGATTGCCGGGACAAACTACGATGGTTGGAAGAATCCGAGGCGTCGTCCTATCCCGATTCCTTCGCCCGGGTGATCTGGTACGTACTTAGCGTACGCCATCCGGACGAGGTAGAAGTTTCAAGGTACCCCGCTTCAGACAGGAGTTCAGGCGAACCTGGCCTATACACTTCTCGCGCCGTTCACCCCGATACCACCATTACGGCCGCAACCCGAAAAGCTTCGGCACCCTTTTTCGTCAGCGGGGATGGAGCGTTGTGCGGGGAAATCCGACAGGATCGGCATCACCGGATGTACTTGCGAATGAACCGGATGCCCCGGTCGTTTCAATGGCATGCCCTGCACATTCGAGCGTTGACGTTCGACCGGTGCGTGTTGGTGAGCAGGACCAGGACCATATCGGGACCGAATTTCCGCATCAACCATCCTCCCCGCATTACGCCGGGTGATCTGGACCGGGTTGAGTTGGGACTGGTCCCGTTGCGGTGAGCGGAATTGGCGTCATTACGATACCGTCGCCTGGCTTCGACAGGCCTTGATGGTCGGGAATCCGGGCATTAAGGTATTGACATTCGGCAGGGGGCAAGTACGTTACGAAGTGTCCGGACAACGCGTGCGGCTGGATTCGCGAATCCCCGATAACAGGGCGTCTTTCATTATGAAACAGTCTGGCAGGATGATCCCGGCCCTGGCATCGATCAAGAAGGAATTGGCCAGATGGAGATGATCAATCCGCGGAGAAAAACCCGGGAGGTCCGCGTCGGCAACGTCACGATCGGCGGTGGGCATCCCATCGTCGTGCAGTCGATGATTACGGAAAACACCCGGGACGTTGAAGCCTGCGTGGACGCAATCATCCGATTACATGAACTGGGATGCGAAGTCGTACGCGTAACCACGCCCACGCTGGCGGACGCGCACAGTCTTCGGGAAATCAAGCATACCCTGGTGCTGAATGGGGTGGACGTTCCCCTGGTAGCGGATGTACATCACCAAGGTACCCGGATAGCCGAGGAAGTCGCCAGGTCGGTCGATAAAGTACGTATCAACCCGGGCCTGTTCGTATTCCAGCGGCTGTCCGATGCCATCGAATACACGCCGGAGGAATTCGATGCCGCAA
Encoded proteins:
- a CDS encoding outer membrane lipoprotein-sorting protein, producing the protein MIINKPARQAYGLRAARFCLLAMFVLPVVSPREAWAGGPADQAEEKGLQIARDARKQDEGFGNFTAGMTMVLRNKKGQESVREVRVKVLEAEDDGNKSLFVFDQPRDARGTALLIHGHKDRPDDQWLYLPALKRVKRISSSNRSGSFMGSEFTYEDMTVQEVEKYTYRYLRDEPCGDGLDCVVTERVPVEKGSVYRRQLVWRDKTELRVWKVEYFDRKDAHLKTLTLGEYEQYLDRYWRAGRMDMVNHLTGKSTDLVWTDYRFGTDIDDRD
- a CDS encoding MMPL family transporter; amino-acid sequence: MDNYINAILRHRWLVISLTLLFMLAMAAGGRFITVSNEHRVMFGEGNPQLAAFDALEDTYAASNTALVAIAPRAGSVFTRDALGVVEALTETAWLAPYSTRVNSLTNYFHSEAMEDDLIVGPLVEDASSLSDADLVRIEAIALGSREVVGRLVSPDGRVAGLAINFVMGDDPDLAVNELTSYLDIMLEDARADNPDVDFYLTGDVVMNRAFADATRDDLETLLPIVFVLIVITSTILMRSILGTGVIVVMIGFVIATTMGLAGWFHTVFSPVNSGVPIIVMAISVAQAVHIITHTLSGIRRGVDRNEAVAESLKTNAYPVFLASITTAIGFLSLNFSDSPPFHILGNFVAFGVIITFVYAMTLLPALLSVLPLRARAGGSRQPVFFDRLGDFVVSRRKPLLWSVGLLTVVLITGVPRNELTDSWPDYFDERYEFRRDTDFVMENLTGLLSLEYTLAAEEEGGITDPDYLRQVEAFAEWNRSQPEVGHVQAFSDIMKRLNKNMNGDDPDFFRIPGAQDLASQYLLLYELSLPFGSDLNDRIDVSKSATRMTVVIRGRSSQDLQDLAGRGEAWLRENAPALATEATGLSVVFAHISQRNIESMLRGTVFAMALISVILVLVFKSLRFGLISLLPNFVPAAMSFGLWGHLVGEVGIASSVVIVVAFGIVVDDTVHFLSRYLRARKEDGLSAEEAVRVTFHSVGKALWTTTLVLSAGFLAFAGSGFQVSWALGLLVTITIAFAIIADFLLLPPLLMALDRRKS
- a CDS encoding oxygenase MpaB family protein; translated protein: MLKVPSSYVKGYEQARSLNTKFADNYIRHTMIGDEDLDPVMEDLSGMPPGEMHRYIHSGLHQDEESLKGAPESLQRYFREVDSRIPEWVQFEEFRPAVIGFHKNMPEILVAFVTAALLEGFTTLISKSFYLTGRVHSDQATRRFKQNNRHLLEIFLPGGLRREGDGYRLSARIRFVHAMVRQLLKDSDIWDTEAWGTPLSAAHIALAVSIFSAQILKHSISLGAIYTPEERESFVKVFRYTGYVMGVPESILMRDEHEARTNIDIGFTCEPPPDEHSIANANALIKAGPALLNVTDPDEVAAALKLLYNISRALLGHDLADALRYPKSRTFGVLFAHRMKNRVSRIKNMALKTRGRQTKLDNFSQMLQLSAYDDVGMSYRLPDNVNSAESSKW
- a CDS encoding RNA polymerase sigma factor, yielding MNTQSKRPGDVNLIHACLEGRSDAQSQLYDLYFTPDKPVHFWVYQKAYWIPAGEKEDILNDIYIAVMQSLPQFEFRSALSTYITRIAKIKCLDAMPSRLGVARGRGIKFVDIDWFASSSESGRQLEDTDPNNRPDRFFRVMEEEEQVYLLHTALKHYTGPKCRDVLKMYVRELKGELSREDIAEVFGVSVKRMGQMIYDCMYRLRRKMQSRFRDYEHFTNCVCEGIRRPKPYKKE